Genomic window (Trueperaceae bacterium):
CGAGGGGACCCTGCTCTGGCTGCTCACGCTGCCGGAGAGGCTCGAGCCGACGTCGCTGGTCGGTCAGCTCAAGCTGGCCGCCGAGGCGTGGCGCCCCTACCTCGCCGGGGCGGGTGACGTAACGCTGCTGCTGAGAGCCGCCGACCTCCTGCGGGAGGAGGCGAAGGGCGGTGGCGGTTCGCCCGGTAAGCCGGGGCCGCCGCCTCCGCCGCGGCCGCTGGCGCTCGCCGGCGCCGGCCGGGGTCCCGCCAACTTCACGCCCGACCGCTCCTGGATGCCGAACGTGGCCCTCGTCGCCAAGAGCACCTACGTCTGGTTGGCGCAGCTCTCCGCCAGGTACGGTCGCCGGGTGCGGCGGCTGGACGAGGTGCCCAGCGAGGCGTTGACCGAGCTGCGCGAGGACGGCTTCAACGCCCTGTGGCTGATCGGGGTGTGGGAGCGCAGCCGGGCGTCGCTGGCGCTGAAGCGCGCCCGCGGGCAACCTGACGCCGGCGCCAGCGCCTACTCGCTTCACGACTACGAGGTGGCCGCCGACCTCGGCGGCCGGCCGGCCCTCGATGACCTCGCGCGCCGCGCCGGGGCCGTCGGCTTGCGCCTTGCCAGCGACATGGTCCCAAACCACACGGGGCTGGATTCGCGCTGGGTCGTCGAGCACCCCGACTGGTTCCTGCAACTGCCTGAGCCCCCGTTCGAGGGCTACACCTTCACGGGCCCCAACCTGGCGTCGGACCCACGCGTCGAGGTGCGGGTCGAGGACGGCTACTACGACGGCAGCGACGCCGCCGTGGTGTTCGAGCGCGTCGACGCCGCCACGGGCGAGAAGCGCTACCTCTACCACGGCAACGACGGGACGTTGATGCCGTGGAACGACACGGCCCAGCTCGACTACCTGCGCGAGGACGTGCGCGCCGCGGTAAAGGCCACCATCGAGCACGTGGCGCGGAGCTTCCCGATCATCCGCTTCGACGCGGCCATGACCCTGGCGAGGCGGCACGTGCAGCGCCTGTGGCACCCGCTTCCAGGCGAGGGGGGCGCGGTGCCGTCGCGCACGCGCTTCGGCGTCGACGCCGACGAGTTCGAGCGCCGCATGCCGCGCGAGTTCTGGCGCGAGCTGGTCGACGAGATGACGCGCGTGGCGCCCGACACCCTGCTCCTGGCGGAGGCGTTCTGGCTGATGGAGGGCTACTTCGTGCGCGAGCTCGGCATGCACCGCGTCTACAACAGCGCGTTCATGCACATGCTCATGCGGGAGGACAACGCCGGCTACCGGCGCCTGCTCAAGACGCTCCTGGCGTTCGACCCGCGCGTCCTGCAGCGGTTCGTCAACTTCATGAGCAACCCCGACGAGGAGTCGGCGCGAGAACAGTTCGGCGCCGGCGACAAGTACTTCGCCGTGGCCACGCTGCTCGCCACCTTGCCGGGCCTGCCGATGTTCGGTCACGGTCAGGTCGAGGGCCTGAGCGAGAAGTACGGCATGGAGTACCTGACTCCCAGGCTCGACGAGGCGCCGGACGAGGCGGCGGTGAGGCGCCACCGCCGCGAGGTCGCGCCGCTGCTGGCGGAGCGCGCCGCGTTCGCCGGGGCGGAGTCGTTCCGGCTGTTCGACCTGTTGGGCGCCGGTGGGGTGGAGGAGGCCGCCTACGTGTACACGAACCGCCCCGGCCCTCGCGGGGGGGCCACGGCGTCGCTCGTGGCCGTCAACAACTCGCCGCATCCAGTCGCGGGGGTCGTCCGCATGAGCGCGCCGTTCGCCGACCCGCTACGGGGCGGCGAGCTCCGGTCGGAGCCCGTCTGGGAGGCGCTGGGCCTGCGCGGGGGTGCGGACGGCGCGGCGCGGTTGACGCGCGCGGTGGGCGCCGAGGGACACCGGCTGCTGA
Coding sequences:
- a CDS encoding alpha-amylase; this translates as MSGTRHLHVTRAARRRYRLPEAAFGLSGRVGELDLADAAAWAARITAGRRGSELPAVTPGTVAGAVALHEAAHALIARLAVTATGEPTLTAAARAWHEAEPGAPGAFWARFDAVFGAAAGVPDVGAPEAAASDAGARTGEGAGPVLEEAWLVARARRNAALRALHELFEHDEAAGGAWETARGVAERALAAVRLTPEARADGAGGRPPDGADEGTLLWLLTLPERLEPTSLVGQLKLAAEAWRPYLAGAGDVTLLLRAADLLREEAKGGGGSPGKPGPPPPPRPLALAGAGRGPANFTPDRSWMPNVALVAKSTYVWLAQLSARYGRRVRRLDEVPSEALTELREDGFNALWLIGVWERSRASLALKRARGQPDAGASAYSLHDYEVAADLGGRPALDDLARRAGAVGLRLASDMVPNHTGLDSRWVVEHPDWFLQLPEPPFEGYTFTGPNLASDPRVEVRVEDGYYDGSDAAVVFERVDAATGEKRYLYHGNDGTLMPWNDTAQLDYLREDVRAAVKATIEHVARSFPIIRFDAAMTLARRHVQRLWHPLPGEGGAVPSRTRFGVDADEFERRMPREFWRELVDEMTRVAPDTLLLAEAFWLMEGYFVRELGMHRVYNSAFMHMLMREDNAGYRRLLKTLLAFDPRVLQRFVNFMSNPDEESAREQFGAGDKYFAVATLLATLPGLPMFGHGQVEGLSEKYGMEYLTPRLDEAPDEAAVRRHRREVAPLLAERAAFAGAESFRLFDLLGAGGVEEAAYVYTNRPGPRGGATASLVAVNNSPHPVAGVVRMSAPFADPLRGGELRSEPVWEALGLRGGADGAARLTRAVGAEGHRLLSASEVSAAGLRLELGPYEGQVWTVTKETAGPALPPSAAPAPVEGTVVAAGAARGRGYDPRLAGDRGASRRRAARRRRR